AAAACTTTACCAATGCGTTTCACTTTGCTTGGCCCCTATTTTATAGGCTGCCTGCCCTTGGGATGTATACTAGGCAGATGTTTCTTAAAACTTTGAAACTTGGCTGTTGTACAGTTTGGAAGTACACTAAAACACACATGCAGTAGATGACTAGTAAAGTGTACAATAATAGGACACAATAATTCTTGGGTCTTGTACAATATAACAAGGCACACCTTAGTGGGGTACTACAACTTAATTATGGCCCTATGGAGTTCTTTACTGTGGTGCACCTTAATCAGTGATCATGAGTTTTTGAGTGATCATGAATACAGAAATGTGGCCAGAAGTCGTACTCGTAACATCAAGCTAGGCAGCACACCTTatctgctaagctaccacggcaggTAATAAGGGATGTTCATGACAAGAAGTATTACAGCCAAGCAAGAGAACAAGCCGAAACCATTCATGCAGCCCTTCACCAAGAACCACAACTTCAGCTGATGCAGCATCACATGCAACTGTGACTCACGGCATGaaatctaccccccccccctaaaataaAGCGCTCGAAATGAAATTCTTATATGCTTCAAAGATTAGCCTATAATTACATGTACTCCTTCACCAGCATGTATATCAAGGGAGCACACTTCCTGCAGCCATGCTTTGTTTTCACAAATACTTTAGAGAAGTAGAATATCTCTTCATTCGTACTTTATTTGCAGTTGTCACTAAGGTATAACAGACTGGCGGCATTTCTTCTTTTGCTGGGCCACACATCTTCAGTGCATGAATTGCCAGTGACAGGTTGACGTCGTAACACTTTTTAAATCATTTGAGTCATGTTATTTGTCACAGACACAACAATATGCCACTGTATGTCAAGTCTGAAAGACAAAGCTGTGTCAATCTGAGCCGGTCTTCTTGGATGGTTCAAACTTCTGCCGTGCTTGCAATGCATCCAAGTTTCCTGTAAGAATGAGAAAGCTATATAAGCGTGACATTCCTTTCTTGGAAGCAGACGTTATCCTCAAGACACACTCAACTCTTTGTATCTTGTTTAACATCTGCTAGCGTGGACTTGAAGAAGATGTTGCTGTTTGGCTGCTGCTTGTAGACACACTGTAAGCACAACACAAGCACATCTGCAGTAGAGTTTGAACTCAAAACGCAACTTCTCACTTACAGCATCTTTCTTGAGGCAGTTAATTTCATGCTCCAAGACTTTCAGTTCTTGTATCTGAAATAAAAGGATATGGCTGAACTTGTGAATGGTGGCGAACAATGACTACAGGGACGCAAGTAAGTGAAATTCAGATGTATTTTCATGCAAAAGCAAGTAAACCACAGGAAGTAAGTGGCTATATACAGGATCTTGTTAATGAAGGCAAGGGAAAGTCAGTACACTTCGATGATACTCAATGAATCAGGTCTGGATCGGTGCCTGCATTTCATAAAGTGCATCGTGCGATAACGTCTGATGCAACATCAGTCCCAGGACACCACCTCTACCCGTCATTGACGTACACGTGTTGCGTTCTTGCTCGTACAGCTCATCCAGTTTCAACCACTGCCTCACGATCTCCATGTCGATCTCGGCCCGTCGAAATTTGTCCCAGCAGTAGTGCTTCGAGCACCTCTTTTTCGGCACGTTGCAGAATTCGCCGCTGTGCTCGAACACGTTCGCCACAATCGGAAAGCCGCACACTTCGTCGTCACTCACTTTAGGCTCTTTCGAATGCTCTGGGCACAGGATTCGCAGTCGTTTGCAGTAGGTCTTCTGGTGTGGGTTGTAAAAGTCACAGAACACGTTGTCGCCTTCAATGCGAGTCTTGTACACAGAGCCGTATGAGCTTTGACTCTCGTACTTGTTGAAGCACTTCTCCATGTGGCGCATCGCCACACGGGCACTCACTTCGTGCCCGCACGTGACGCAGTAAGTGCTCAGTTCGCTTTCTTCGTAGTCATCCGCAGCTTCTTCGTCTTCGGCCAAGGGTGTCTGCTTTGCTCTATCGATTAGCTTTTCCAGCTCGGCCCGCTTGGCTTCCAGCTGCTGAAGCGTGCTCCGAGCATCTATTTTCTGCTTGCGGATCTGCTCCAGCTGGCGTCGATTTAACTCGTCCGCGTGACACACGCTCGACTGCCACTGCTGAATGCGATGCGGCAGCACCTCGTAGATGCGATTGGTGGCCAGCTTCAGGCCGCAGTCGTCGCTGCAGTACTTGGAGCCTGGTCGCGAAGCAGCTGTACAGCCAGGCCCGTAGCACTGCCTCGGTACGTCATCCTCCTTGCGGCTCTTCTCTTTATCGCTGCGGTGTTCACGTTTGTGTTCCTCTTTTCGGGCGCGCTTCGACTCCGCCTTCGAGTCTCCCCCCTTCGTCGGACTCCGCTTGTGACGAGGCTTCTTGGCAGAACGCTTGACGAGCTCGGGTTCGTAGTCGTCGTCCACGTAGTCGTTCGGCAGGTCGGAACCGTCGTTACCCTCCTGATCGGGGTCGTAATCGTCGTCGTGTCCCGTCTTGGACCGCTTCGGAGATGACACCGGTTTCTTGCCCAGTATGAGACCGAAGTTGAGGCACTGTCGCTTACGACATTTCTGCCTGATCTTGTTCGGCCCGCCGAACTTCCTCATGTCCTTGCAGAAGTCGCAGCGGCCGCAGTCCTCGGTCATGTAGCATGCGGTGCATTCTCCGCACTGTCGCGTGGACTTCCGACGCTTATTCTTTTTGGAGCGGTGCGACCTGTCTTTATGCCTCGTAGGAGAGTACGCGTCATCGTCTCTCGAGTCTCGGGACTTGCTTCGACTCTTGTGCTCTTCGTGCGAGGAATGAGACTTCTCCTTGCGCTCCTTGAACTTTATCTCGAGCGTCGGATCCCTGTCGCGGCATATGAGGCAGAAGAATTTCAATATGTTCTTGGCGTACGATTCTGTGATGCTGATGCAGTCGCCGTGGTACCACTCGTTGCAGTTGTCGCAACCGATCATAAACCTGGTGGTATCGCTCGTACGGCAGATGCAGTACActatttcttcctcctcctccgagCGCTCGGATCCTTGGTCTTCAACGCAGCTGTCCGTCTCACTGTCCGAGCGAACAGCTGCTTTTGCTGGTGCTTTGGCTTCCTTCGCAGGTAGAGCCTTGCAATAACTGTGCATTTCTTGTCCATAGTGCACCGTTGTTTCAATGTCCCCACCTCCACTGTAGTTGGTCCCTTCGCTGCTCATCCCTTGGTAAATGGTCTCCGTCTTAACGCTACACATTTTCGCTGAAGTACGTTTGCGCGCACTATTGCACAGCAAAAAAATATACGGAAGGTCTGGCAGCCTTCTGCTCTTTCCATTTACGGGCTTCAAGAAGGCAAAACGCAAATGCTTACGCGTCTTTCTCGTGACTTCGCTTCTGCGGCGTCGTTGTCCGCCATCTCGACGAGCAAGCTACCGGATGCGGAAGTTGCGGTTGTATTTTGCGCCTTGTGGCTTTGGCTTGATTCGACTCTGTAGCATAACGGAGTTAAAAGCAGAAGTAGAGCGcggcgcgaatacatgggaggagcgagggccttttgcggtgaacttccgcgccgcggcgctgccgtgccggacccgtgggctttctccgcggcggaagccgcgtcaaagcggcgagcgtctgctacgcgcgtgatattttggccgctattagctaaaattgtggaaatttgggcaacatttaataCTGGGTCACTGAAACgtaatactgcagcgacttatcacacagagaacgcgtttgtgtgttgtgaaacggggtttttgtatatatccttgcagctggtttgtcaccgcattggtccacacttccgcggctgttccaggaacgcatcctgcgcgcacttcatcatgagaaaaggcgcttagcttactttcgtgtggaatgacgaacgtaaacttgctgcaggagagaataaacaggagaacgtagcacatatgcacgtagtaactagctcatgcatgctaacgcgtttgcacccttcatatcctatcttttatttcgtgcatacGATTTGTTtcacaaggctgcctccggcgctctgctgtttcaagccatttcatgcgaagccgaatgtgtcagtcggcgtggccgcggtacgaaaagtaaaaaattactcgcgtaactcgcgtctcgttcacttggtatacacgaaaattggcacggaggggcacgaatgtacgcacgcccaacacgaccgataggtcatggcatcacaaactttacatgcttgccatttgcgtaacgactagcaataataatatggtgtatggcgcgcaaacccgctttcagccagaaataattctgacgatgtgtggtctgacgatttgtttccgtcaggttataaaaaacgtggtggtcaccaatatcgatgtcaacatgttacaCTTACGcatacatattgaagaactgacagcgtaggtaaaatgtatgcgaaaaaattacatgaaaaaatgcattcgccttatgcattcgcctgagatgactcgaaaacgaaagccatctttttcgtcagtcgacgctttgaacctccctcgcccctctccgaaagctttctgcacataacgtggtttcggactgcccacaggatcgaaggcattgcaagctttctgcacctcacctgcttttacattgcctacatcgggggccgatcacggaggcagtggaaagcgaccatgtcatgtgatggcgtcatcatatgacgtcacgttgaatgacgtcatagtgacgttacaagttctgtcgacgtcatcgcgtgatgattttgtgcatcactcgtgttggctacgcaggatgccgacggtcaattttcgtgttcgatgaggcatctaaggcattagcgttaaaaaaaaaagacaaaccaaagacaatgaaacgataacagtgcaacatcgtgtatgcctcacttcatgttacgagcgatcgcccgaaaacaaacgtgattctcagctcagagcagctgattgcacgcgtctgcgggacaaaagaggcttgctttatccgtctggtcatctctttgtATTTAttgaagagatgagcagactcgctatttaagtactccggagcttcagcacgaaattgtgctGGAGggtatattgaggtcatcagggaaaagcgggaaattgcggtcgggtgccctattggcgcgcactcaactgccgcagaaacttttattttatgtaactactcgtccacatcttttcgtaatgtctctgaaccgggcgaacgctaacctccgaaaaccgtgaaaacatctgaagttgagaatgagttgtttgaaactgttttcatttcgtatggcgaaggcttgaagcaatgcacgcatctcgcgcgaacgattcatactgacgttcagcgatgcaGTGCAACATgcgatttatatatatatatatatatatatatatatatatatatatatatatatatatatatatatatatatatatatatatatatatatcttcttgCCGTATtatcgttcaggcagcttgtacagcaaggatgggggcatttgcaactttgtttcatgacatctggatatttgtaaagcattttctatattacgccttttattcaaaaacttgtggaataaagttatattacctggcattgcttttctttcaattgtttgcgcacggtgagccttgatgtaggctacctcagaaacaaaaataagccaacagcattgcggtcgtatggccgtctctactctttatcttttttttttgtctcccttgcgtcttcccggtgtgctccgtacataataaagagcttgtggaggctaatgaattgtcaaataaagcggtgcgcatatatggctagcaaaccagtggctactatgagtaaaaagctcgtgaagtcactgcgcgcaagtatttcagctgactgcgcgtgcaatatACTTTTTTTATTAATCTTATTTCGttcatgcgtgatgctattgcccgattactcgtgcgaataagtttttttgttttcgttctttgcgtgtgcgtgtccgttttgcgcgtttttacacacgcaccaacgttttcgaactctgtgaccggaactaggccacgctgatgccgcttgacacatgatttttttccaatctgttgttgccccagcactaacacaacgcttaaagatggataagcttcattccgcaccgcattactaaagttaagtagacttcaagtgccctgtgtagaaacgcggcgcaaaaaactacagcgcgtagcagacgcccctcgctttccgcgcgcttcccgagcgcggaaagcccacgggtccggcgcagcagcggcgcggcgcgggagttcacggcaaaaggcccacgtgggatccggcgctttggacactccccctattctaggtcactctagcagaAGTCAACTTATCAGCCAAACCAGGTCGAGCCTATCTATTCTATGGCCATGTGCGGGACGCAAGATAGTTTGTTGCAACTTTGAAGCGGGCCTGCGGTACAATACATTTATATTTGAGAAATTCTTTGATCACAAGGCGTAAGTACTTACTGTAAAATCGCCGATTCCACGTTAACACGTAGTGTGCGATGCGTCTCTTGCGGCGTGCTCATATCCGTTCTGCCGCACCTTTGAGTAACATTGTGTGCAAATCCGTAATGCCTAGCAGACGATACTTCTTACTTTCAAGATATTCCCTACTGCCGTGATTCTACTGTGCATGCCAGATGATGAAAAAGTGACATATGAGTTCATTGATAAGCACACCAAAATCACTCGAAGCAACCGAAATATTCCGTCCGGATACGAGCAAAATTTGGCCGGTTGCGCGGTCTGGATGCGTTGCCGGTCTCGCGTATGTGATATAAAAACTGTTAATCAACTGCGTGCGTAGTATAAGTAGAGAAAGTACTATTGGGCTGACGCTTTTGTTTCATTTGT
Above is a window of Rhipicephalus sanguineus isolate Rsan-2018 chromosome 3, BIME_Rsan_1.4, whole genome shotgun sequence DNA encoding:
- the LOC119387681 gene encoding ASNSD1 upstream open reading frame protein; protein product: MADNDAAEAKSRERRIQELKVLEHEINCLKKDACVYKQQPNSNIFFKSTLADVKQDTKRNLDALQARQKFEPSKKTGSD
- the LOC119387680 gene encoding CXXC-type zinc finger protein 1, which encodes MCSVKTETIYQGMSSEGTNYSGGGDIETTVHYGQEMHSYCKALPAKEAKAPAKAAVRSDSETDSCVEDQGSERSEEEEEIVYCICRTSDTTRFMIGCDNCNEWYHGDCISITESYAKNILKFFCLICRDRDPTLEIKFKERKEKSHSSHEEHKSRSKSRDSRDDDAYSPTRHKDRSHRSKKNKRRKSTRQCGECTACYMTEDCGRCDFCKDMRKFGGPNKIRQKCRKRQCLNFGLILGKKPVSSPKRSKTGHDDDYDPDQEGNDGSDLPNDYVDDDYEPELVKRSAKKPRHKRSPTKGGDSKAESKRARKEEHKREHRSDKEKSRKEDDVPRQCYGPGCTAASRPGSKYCSDDCGLKLATNRIYEVLPHRIQQWQSSVCHADELNRRQLEQIRKQKIDARSTLQQLEAKRAELEKLIDRAKQTPLAEDEEAADDYEESELSTYCVTCGHEVSARVAMRHMEKCFNKYESQSSYGSVYKTRIEGDNVFCDFYNPHQKTYCKRLRILCPEHSKEPKVSDDEVCGFPIVANVFEHSGEFCNVPKKRCSKHYCWDKFRRAEIDMEIVRQWLKLDELYEQERNTCTSMTGRGGVLGLMLHQTLSHDALYEMQAPIQT